ctcatATGGGATGTCCCACTCCTGCAGGTAGATGCTGGTCTGGCTGACCTTGCGAGAGATTTGGCCCCTCCACCGGCCAGCGGTCCGCCGGCATATGGTAGACGGCAGGTCCTCGAGTCCGTCCTCATCACACGCCTCATTTGGATCGTTGTTCTTACTGCTGCACTGGTCAGCTGCTTCCTCAGCCTCGTCCTCCTGAGACACATTAGGGGAATGAACACAGACTTTTAGGGCGTCCTCACATTGAAACATGACATACTTACATCCTGTCGTCACTTACTACGTGGGCTGCGTCTACCTCTATACTGattgatgaaaaatgtaaaatgtaaaatgaaccATGAACCCTTCCCGGTGCCTGGCTGCCTATGCCCacctccccatgtaaatataaaaaccGGCTGGTGCCCAGcaccttcaaaacaaaagcataaaCCACCAAAACTACAGAAATAATATTTCTAAAGGCATAATCGAATTTGTGTTACACaagacaaaaaactaaacactaCGGAAAACAAATTAGCTCCAACAGAGCCACAAATTATAAtcaatcctgtgtgtgtgtgtgtgtgtgtgtgtgtgtgtgtgtgtgtgtgtgtgttcgttttcttcttctgttgtttaaaaCTGTCTCAACTTCACTGAACTACCAAAAAGGGTTTAGTGCAATTGAACTGAGCCATAGTTCAGTTGGATCCTGACCAAGACCACCTCAGCTTGTTCAGACTGCTCCACTACAGTTCACTGACAGTCATCGGCAAACAAAGCAGCCAAGCAAATAACGTTTTTTGACTGTTGGTACTCACCCCGTCCCGTTCTACGGATGGTCGCTGTGTCTCAGTGACCAGCGGAGACACTctgaaagaaaatcagaagAATTAGCTGCCGACAAAATCTTTATATTTGCTGAGGGATTTCTTAAACACTAGAAGGACTCATGTAAAGAAAGTCACTAGACAATTGGAAATAGCAGCATTTAAAATATGGTCAGATATTCATATGAGTTACaattataaacaaacacaatctattttaacaaacaacacaatgtaTTACTCACATCTATATCAAATACATGGTTCAACTATATATAACGATAATATTTTACTATCaattaacacacaacacacattatgTGTGTAGACTGTGAACACAAAAGACTGaaccattaaataaaaataagaatttaaTAAACATTctaacattttgtattttagtaTCATGTCTGAGAGCCAGGCAATTTCCAGTGCCCTCTAGAGGACAGACTATGTAATGAAGACAATTGCTAAACGTGACATTTCTCCGCTGACATAAATATAAGATAAAGAAAACCCGTATCGGTGATAAGCTAACAATTGACAGTGTGGCACATGTAGTATGTAGTGGATGAAGTGTTTCACTGAGTCTCTGTGTCAGTGTCTCTTACCCAGACTCATGGCTGCTGCCAGAATGGAGAACAGCTGCATGTGTGGAAGCAGGAACATCTGTTGGAAAATACAAGAGTAAGGATCATCATTCACAAATGTTGCATTCTGTCAATACTTTACTGTGTTTACTTTgtgaatgaatttaaaataaaggacACAACATACTAGTGTGGGAACCAATGAGCAAATGacatatttagtttgtttttaaaccacTCCGTCTATTCTCACATGTACTgttagatatagatatatagaagGGATTAGTTAATAACAAGCGAGAGTCTTAAGTTTTAAGAAAGAGCATGAGCACCACGGCACAAAACCAAATGAAGAACGTAGACTACTTTAATGACAAGCAACCTTTTTCAAACAATTTTGAACACGGTCACCTGGGAAGTGGAAACGGTTGTCGCAGGAGCCGTTGGGTGGAGGGGTGGTGCTGACACTCGGGGGGTTACTCTGCTGGAAATGTGCTGGGGAGGAAGGTGTGGAGGAGGTGGCTGACGATGGGTTACTGCTGGAATCCAACTGGTTTAAATTGGGGGGAGGCTCCTGTCAATGCAAacacacgcacgtacacacacacacacacacacacacaccacgcaCAGTGTGTTTGCAATGCAATAAACTTATCTCTGCTCAATATTGATCTTTGCCCGAACAATCATCTTGAGGCAAAAGCCTTAAAAGCATATAAATGTAGTAAAAACTCTTCTTACCCGTTTGTTTAATGCCTTCGGTAAAGTGCCATACTGCAGTGGGATCTGCGCTGTGTGATCGATGCGATTATTGATATCTGATGGCACTGACTCTGCCCTGCGCATCCTTGGCACTACAAGTCAACAACGGGAGCAAACGTGTTGAATGTGATCAGTAATGTCACTCAAGAGCAAAACACATCAAAATCCTGACAGGTCACAGACTAATGATTAGTCCACAGACACGACTGACAGCAGCTGTAGATgttgtggtaaaaaaaaacaaaaaacacaactggaTTAAAAGCGGGAGAATAAGAAAaagtgaatggaaaaaaaaaagagatgataACGTTGCTTACTTGTGGGAAATGATATCCGACATGAGGGAGCATCTTTGGTGCATTTGTTGTGGCACTTTAACCTGTGAACACGTGGATGAGGACGTTAAATGATGACAACGTAGGCAGCAGCACTATGATCACATGCTGGGGGAGCTCATATCTAAGGTCTCTTACTTGCAGTGCTTGCACTTGACACCAAACATTATGCTCTTGTGACACACTTGGCATATCTGGGAGAGCCAGGACTTGGTTGAAAACCTACAGAGGACAGAAGACGGACAAAAACACGGTTGTACATCATGGAGACACTGTCCTCTAACATGTGATGAGGACTCTACCTGCCGTTCTGTTTTAGGCCGTATAATTCTGACCCAGAGGTCGTCCCCCACAGGTTCTAATCTCTAACACATTGATTTGGCCTCATGGGGCTGGAGGTGCTTGTGGTGGGATGAGTCTCAGGGTGCAAAGCTCGAGAGTTAAACACAGACTTTACCCTAGAACGgggatttgtaaaaaaaacgCTGGCCACAAATCCTTTTTCATAACGCAGCTATGTCACACAGCTGGATGCAGAGGCAAGATTCATATTAAAACCTTCACAGTCTGGTAAAATAAACACTGGGTTAGACTGAGCGCTCTGCAATGTTCACATTCCTGCGTTTTAACAACACGGATGCACACAGTCCACAGAGGTTCATACCAGAGGGCTCAGAGCGAGGGCTCAGAGCGAGGGCTCAGCGAGTCACGCTGTCTGCCCCCACGTCAACTGTCGCAGGGAGTTCACAGGAAACCACAGAAACGATAGCGGAACATTCATGGGCCTGTTTGTTTGTACGACCATCCAACATACAGCTAATTCATCCCTGTGGGTTCAtctcaaacacatcacaaaaaCTAATCTGTGAAGATTTTACACTTAAATGTCTCTTTCCTGTCAACGTGTTCAGTCTTTGACCTCTTGAAGAAGATTTGTGAAATGAGAAGTCAACTAAAATCAGACGGGAAGAAATGATTGAGTCATTTGTCCTGAAATAATCTAATCCACTTCTGAGGTTGATGGCAATACTTTTGTTTACTCTCACTATTGAGCAATGTGTCATTACATCATGTTTAACCTTTCGcaccatggactgtatatagAGATTGATGTCATGACCACTCCccataagtgaagccaaagagtctTGTTCGCCCTCTAGTGGCGGCTGGCTGCGGTACAGGAAATTGGACAAAATTAAAaggtcaaagatggtttctgttactTCAGGTAATTtctttgttcaagtgttaatttttcAGGTGAGTTATTCGAGCTGTCTGTCGCGGGTTGGTATCAACTTAACttgagtgggaggaagtggagacgtgtcgtccatattttcattctgtttctgtgtcacacactccatcacagtgtcctcagcTTTATGTATAGAAACTATCACTTTCTTTATTCCAGACAGGGCAGGAGGCCTGTTGGGGTGATGGCGACTGACCTGTGTGTTATGGCCAGGCCAATGTCTCTCCTCATTGTCTTTGGGGAACTTCTGTGCATGGTCAAATCTGCGAGgagcagaaaaacatgaaaatgaaacagaatccCAGAATATCCAGCACCAGTCTCTTAACGGCAGACTCACTGTCCATCAGGGTGGGGACGGCTGGCATCATGTAAGGGGCCGAGGCAGGGACAGGGCCGGGCGTTCGGGCAGAAGGCAGCGGCGAGCGCAGCACCGAGTCCTCAGGACCGTTCCCACAGCCGTTGATGTGAATGGCAGCCAGCACTTTGTTCTTCTTACAGGTCCTGCAGAGAGCAACAGGCACTTAATGCAGTCCCCTTCATCTCTGTGACACAAGTCACCTGTGCAATACAAATCACTGACAAAGAACTGACATGTCAGTAGTAAAATGTTAACATTGGTGTAATAGGTTGTTCGATTTGTCTTCCTTCAGTTAAGAACCATTTATTACATCTGTCCCTCTATTATCTACACTTCTTATCCTGTAAGGGCCACAGGGGGCGCTgtagccaatcccagctgacattgtgtgagaggtggggtacacccggTCGCCAGTGCATCGCAGGGCCAACACGTAGAGACAAACAGCCATTCATTCACACCAACGGTACAATTAGAGTCTCCAAGTCCCCTAACCCCAGTCTACATGTCTCGGACAGTGGAAGggacagagaaaacacatggTTCATGGAAATCTGCCTGTTCTATGAGAAGATATCTGTCACAAAGACATGACTGTAGTATAAATAGTATAAAAACCCACTTGTGTGAGGCAGGTTCCTCGATGCGATTGGCCAGCTGCGACTCTTGACTCTTGCTTCTCGTCATTGTGATGTTGGGGAGGAACTGCAGCAGCTTTCGGGAAGGTGGCGGTGACGTGTTGGAGGCCCTGGCGGTGCGCGTCTTTGGCGTTTGGGTGATCGGAGGGGTGCTTGGGTCCAGGGTGAAGACATCGGGTGTTTCGTCAGGTGACACGTATGATCTTTGATTGTCTGAAAACGGTGCCACTGATAGGGAGACGGAGTGGCTGCGGGGGCTGGTGGGCTGCAGGGGCGGTGGGTTAACGGGAGAGAAGGGATCACTGTCCTGCCGGTGCTCAGATCTGCTGGAGTCTGAGTCAGACCTTTGGTCGCAACCTGGAGTCAAAGAGGAAAGGCCACATATAAGcaactacagaaaaaaatgaaggagGATGTCTTGATCTGCCAGTATGGACAGGAAGGACACTGAGATGGCTTGTGATCTGATTCagttaaaaaatatttgttgatGGTGTAATTAACTGGGGCAAATAtctctttatatattttcaatgaATGAAATAACTACAAATGTCTcagagtaaaaatgaaaaacccacgtttgaattaaaaaaaaaaaatgttaaacacaaaaacagtatGGCCgttaaatatatcaaatatgaaTCCATCAAAAATATGATTAAACATAATGAGTAAATGaaccttatttattttatacagtTTTGAAGGCCAGTGTTCTCTGCACACCTGTTTCATCGGCACTcttcagacaggagagggcagcaGTGAGGCGAGAACGATCCTCCGAGTTGGAGCCCAGGCGTCTCATTGTGTCCTTCAGCTCAGAGCTGGACATCTGCAGCAAACCGTCCACCGAGAGCTTCCCTGCCGCAGCCTGCACAGGGACAAGGAGGACAtgtctgagtgtctgtgtgaggaTAAATACCCTCTACGCAGGTTGTGATCTGTCTGTGCATCAGTCACGATCAGTGAAAAATATTCAAGTTGTAACAAACCGTCTCAAGAATCATGGGAgcaatgtcacacacacaggaaacacagcaTTTACCAGTGTTATAGTTCAGCAAACTGTCACAGAGCAGAAAACAAGACACAATCCCTCTGTGAGCCCTCTGCACCATGCACGTCTCACACACAGTGTAGTGTGGATCATGTGGATGCTTTTCATGTGAACGTGACCCAGACTGAAGAGAGCGTCAGCACAGTGTTggctgtgagtgagtgagtctcTGGCAGATGAGCACTGAAGCCGTCACTTAGCTCACATCATAACAAGTTATTGTAGCTTCCCAGTGTACAACCACCACATGCAGAATATGTTCCACGTCCGTGCAGAGTACGAGACCACACAACAATGCTGGGAACACAACGACAGTGACTGACAGGGTTTATTAGTAGTTCAAAAGCATTTTATCATCTACTCATCTATGTATTGTGAGTGAAGCGAGACACCTCAGTGAATGTAGACAGAACGTAGACGTCCGTAGGTTTACATAACCTGGCTAACTTAGCATCAATCTATGAGATGCATGTATGTGTAAGTATGTCTCAACCTTTCTAAGTAAACTGCCTTCAGATATGATGATGAGATATGAAGTTATGGTTTGGTgcttacacaaataaaactggatACGTCAAAGTGGGCCGACAAGACACCACTCGTTTCTGCTTGACACCAAAACACAAGTATTCACTCGTTCATTTAAAAATTAAGATCGACAACTTGACTTTAATATCAACGCTGACATCAGCAACACGGCTCTCGTGCACCCGAGAGCCGTGTGTCAGTGAATCTGCTGTCATATGAAAACGTCGAGGACGAGGAGCACCAGCAGGCATCTACAAGTCAGCTGGAACAGGAAGGAACAACCAGTGTAGACAGTTCACACAAAATGTGTCCACACTCGTTTCTCCACATCTCGTGAGACTCGTTCAAAAGGACAGATGTTGATTGCTTGGtgatagcacacacacacacacacacacacacacacacaaacacagacacacacagagggagagttaTGACAACACTTCATCTCAAATGTTGACAACATAAACAGTGAGAGGTGATGTCAGCTGTATTCATAGTTTTACAGTGAAATCCAGACACAGTTTTATAATCTCAGCAGCCATGCATAATGTATATTGGCCACTCGGGGGCAGCAGAGAGAGCTGTAAACACACCATCTATTAGCAAAACTGCTAATCCTCTGAGGGtcgtggtggtggggggggggggggggggggggggggctctcgTCCAGGGTCAGGCTCACGcccacattcacacctacacacaatTTACCCAGAGGGGACTAACGCGGACACAACGTGCAAACAGTGCACAGAGAGTCTCCGTCTGAAACAGAGTTCGAACCGTTCGAAACTAAAActcaaaagtgaaaacagaactCTGGATATTTGAATCAATGATctggaggagctgtgtgtgagaacacagaaTGTTTGGGTCTACCAGCCTCCAAGAAAATGAATACAGCGGAAAATATCCATGTGCAAAATTCACGTGTTGGGCTTGTGGATGACATGACGAGCCcaatactgaaaaaaacaaaaaacaatacaaatatctcaggatgaaaaacataaacacaggagACACGAACATGGCAACATGATTCCAGAGCTGGGGACGATAAGGGCCAACGCTGgtgtgctgcaaacaaaaccacgtgatttctgcagcagactTTTCCCGTCATATCCTGCGTCCTGCATTCTCCACCCAGAGTTTCCTGTCGTTACCGCATATCACCCAGATAATCTCCCGCTGGGTTCTTCATacatgaaaggcaaactctggaaaaatgGGTGTGGACATTATCttgagttcatgtctggaaaTGTCTGAGTGCCGTCAACACAAGACCAACATGTCAACTAATAAAGTTAATCAGCAAACTAAGACTTTCTCACTTTCTCCTAATTCGTTTGATGATAAACAAGCACAACTTCTGACCCTGTGTTTACACCTGTGTTGACCATCCATCGGTAGAACTGTCCAACTGGGGCGGAAGACGACGTGGTCCTTTCCTGCTTCTGATTGGCTTATCCCATCCTGGCGCCTGCTAACTGCTAACATCAGCCAGGCTATGATGCTAACCAGTGCTTTGAAGTTGAAAGGGCTGAGGGGAGAGTCACTCAGGCCCACAGCTCAGGTTGCTGTAGCCGCTTGTTTCAAGTTAATGTGAAATGGTGAAGTTAATCAGTCATCTGTGGTTGAGAACACATTATTATCGTTAagcttaaaaatgtattaagttTAATTAATATTATGAATGTGAATTAATAGATTTCCCAAACATTTGCAACATCTGCTCTACAAACCTGCTCCCACTAAAGTCAAGAATGTGCTTTATGGGAATCAGCTGATGACAATTCAGATCTTGTGGTCTCAGCAACTGACTGATGATTAAACAATGCAGCCAGATGAAGCGGAATGAAGCTATAAAAGGTTTCAAATGTCAGTTTGACATTTacacagtaaaaagaaaaaggtcatTGAGTAGAACGAGGGGGCAAAACTTTCAGACTGTTAGTTTTCTCGGAAAAAGCAGAGCCATGACTGTGAAGGAGGTGCAGGAGGGTTTGTCTGAGCCTCTGACCTCTTCATCAAACGTCTGCAAAGAAACCTCTGGATGTGTCAGGGTTATTTTGGAAACAAGTGCCCAGGACAGTTAAAGGTAAAACCAAGATCTTTGTCCACAAACACTAAAGGTGTGTTcggagaaaaaaagaagccatAAGAGCTGAATTAGTGCCCAAACATTTCTCTCTACTTTAATAAAGTGGAAAGTAAATTAAAGGTTTCTGCTGAATACCATGTTTTGGATCATAATCCATCCGGGTAAGTACTctcagtgtgtttacatctgAAACAAGAACGGGTCACGGAGGACGGACATTCTAACATCTGACCTATCTGACTCTCGGCTTTTGGATTCATCTGTTTGGAAGTGAGCTGGATTTCAGGAATACGACCgtgatttagattttatttagtaaagaaaaaacatcctTGACCTCTGACTCAATCCGAGACTGATTCCCAGAATTGGCTGGCAAACTGTGAAGACAAGTTTACTCTTCACTGCTTCTAATTTactggaatgtgtgtgtgtgtgtgtgtgtgtgtgtgtgtgtgtgtgtgtgtgtgtgtgtgtgtgtgtttaatgaaaaaaataggGAGACGAATCGGCTTAATGGCTTAATATCCTGGCAACTGGCTACTTCCTACATTGTGTCCAGTGTCCATGGACAGTGACAGGGACCGGCTGTGTGATTTATCTGGGAGACAATGTTGTCTGTGAATTTGAGGCTTTCCCCAATTAAATCAACACAGACGGCCTAAATATTCACATACAATGAATGAATACACGTCAAATAATCTCTAAATCTCTAAACGGCAGCAATCGTAACCCTGATACGTTGGCTTCATACTTGTTTGTCAAGAAGTGACGTTAAACTTTCTGAAaagttgtttttccattttacaaCCACAAAGTAGCAGTTTACATCCAAGCATGCCGAGACTCACAATATACTGAATGCAGAATTTACTATGATTATTTTTGAATGAATGTTGAGTTTTGGCCAAAAAGTGTTGGGAAAAAAAGTGCGGTCACTTTGATTTTCACCacaaaatctgatcaaatcagtgagtaaatgaaattccctcaaggtgttcatGAGTAATCGCGTTCCTGAGAATGGGGCAAgttgacaaacagaaaacataaagCCTTCCACCCGGGTTGTCATTGACTTTGACCGGTGTGTTTACAGCAACAAACAGATTCTGCGTAGTGAACCTGTGGCTTCTCtcattcaatatattttctgtttctgaataAGCCCGGAGAAGGAACACCTCCACCCAAGGCTAACCCTCAATCATGTTTAAGAAGATTTACTGGGTTCTTCCCTGGGTCATGCCACACCCCTCAAATCCATTGAGTCCTGTTTGGATTAGAAACTGAAAACTACATCAGGTGCATCAACATAAGTGGACAGAGGAGATAGATGTTCTAAGCACTTCAAAAATCCATTAACTTTGCTCTGGGCATGAAATCTACACTTGCATTTTCAAGTGTTTCCTCCACACTGATATGGAAATTACAATAACTGTGTCGCCTCCCTGCTCAGTCCGGGTACAGAGGCTGTGTGGCAGCTCCCTGCGCCCTGTAATCCTCTCTGTGATCACACAGTACATGTGTATTCATGTCTATTTCATCAGATTTAAACAGCGTCTCAGCACAACACCACAGGAGCTGTAGTTTGCCTCGTTGACAGGTGACGTTTGCGTGAATGAGCCACAATCAAATCGCTGACAATAGAAACCTGAATGATCAGTTAAACAGAGTGAATTACAACAGAAGAGGAACTAaggtggattaaaaaaaaagggatttctTTCTTTGATTAGGTCTTTGAGTGTGTGGAGATCTTTGTGACAACAGCATGAAAAGATAAGACTTATCTGGCttaatgtggatgtagcctacAAGCTAACTAGcatttattcattatatataAATCAAGGATCTGCAACAACATAGTTTTGCGAGAGAATTCTTACTCTAGACATTTTCCTTTCACAAATACCAGAAACCGTGTAAACTGAGATAAAGTATAAGTTTTTGCATTCCTGAAATTCACCTGCATGTGTGGACGCCTGTGATGATAACTACGTGTGATGATGATTGATGTTGGTCGGGTGAACGTGGTGACAGGAGCTGCGGAGGGTGTGACACCAGAGcaacatgtgtgcatgcatgtgctgcAGGTAAACAAATGTTGTTGACTGACCGGCTGCTGACCAGAAGCTTCAACTTCCCCAGCTGagtgcttcaaaataaaagcacagggGTTCCAATGAGATACATTTCATTATAACAGCACTTTATTTCACTAACAGGTAGAGGATGTCTGTGTTGTATGGCCTATGAATGGCTCCATAATGCTGCTGAATTACATCTGACTGACTGATGAGTGATAAGTATTTGGAAATATGAGTCACGACATGCATGGTCTCTCAAAATTCATAATCCAATTTTTACCTCGTGGTCTGATGTAAGTAAAGCtaataaaactaaatcacaacaaactgtaaaagcaaatcacaacacacatcAAACTGGTACAAAAGTccaattacattacatttaatttaactgatgcttttatccaaagcgacaaTAAATGCATCAACCGGGAggaaacaaacccagaacaacaagaatcaagtacgAACAATTTGCTTCGAAtgagccaaactacaaagtgcctCAGTAGTAAACTGGGAGAAATGTGTCAACATGTGCCATCAAGTCCAGATGAATGGTTACTCATTTTTATCTGCTTCTTGTtaatatacagtaaaaaaaaagatttattttcttgatgCAAGTGTGGTTTCAAGTTAACTCTGCTTTTataaaaaattgttttaaagtaaacccaaaaaaagggttttaaaaAACGTGTTCGCACTTTGCAAAGTTGAGGCATACCGAAACCTGGGAAGTGCCTGGGCATGCCTGAGCTGCTTGTGCAGAAAGTGGACTAAAGCCCAAAAACGAAAtgaaggaaagagggagaagcTACGACAGCAAGTTAGGACACTGACTGAAAAAGACCTGATagactttgtttttacactgtgaaGGTAAATCACACTGAGACCGGCAGAGAATCCTCCTCTGACACTGAGAAGTGGTTTCTCACACAAatagaaagaaacacacacacacacacacactgaatgagaGGGTGGGAGTCCACTTTAACAGGCATGTGGGTTTTGTATATACTGTGCGTCTCCACctcacatgcaaatacaaatcTGTCCTGAAGCTCGCCCCCGGCAACACTGatacacaagacacacaagacacaaacagctgaacaaacagaggacacacacacacacacacacacacagattgtaaGTGCCTGAGACAGCAGCAATGAGGAAGTGAAGGAAACACCTTTCCCAACACTCGGCTCACACCCGTCACACTCTAagctggcagacacacacacacagggtatgGAGGTCTCGTATTGTACGTTACCATGTGGTTGACAGTATCTACTCAACACTGAGGGCCCTGCTCTCATAATCCGGGCTCTGTTACGGAATAATCCATGAGCGCAGCAGGCTGCAGGGAAACACACTGTCAGAAAGCCAACAGATCTTCCGAGTTCTATTATCACACTCCctgttttgtttccaccctCCCTCTTACTTATCCCctcccttctccttctccctctctctct
The Paralichthys olivaceus isolate ysfri-2021 chromosome 11, ASM2471397v2, whole genome shotgun sequence genome window above contains:
- the LOC109639365 gene encoding kinase suppressor of Ras 1-like isoform X2; this encodes MSSSELKDTMRRLGSNSEDRSRLTAALSCLKSADETGCDQRSDSDSSRSEHRQDSDPFSPVNPPPLQPTSPRSHSVSLSVAPFSDNQRSYVSPDETPDVFTLDPSTPPITQTPKTRTARASNTSPPPSRKLLQFLPNITMTRSKSQESQLANRIEEPASHKTCKKNKVLAAIHINGCGNGPEDSVLRSPLPSARTPGPVPASAPYMMPAVPTLMDNLTMHRSSPKTMRRDIGLAITHRFSTKSWLSQICQVCHKSIMFGVKCKHCKLKCHNKCTKDAPSCRISFPTMPRMRRAESVPSDINNRIDHTAQIPLQYGTLPKALNKREPPPNLNQLDSSSNPSSATSSTPSSPAHFQQSNPPSVSTTPPPNGSCDNRFHFPDVPASTHAAVLHSGSSHESGVSPLVTETQRPSVERDGEDEAEEAADQCSSKNNDPNEACDEDGLEDLPSTICRRTAGRWRGQISRKVSQTSIYLQEWDIPYEQLQLGELIGKGRWGKVHKGRWHGEVAIRLLEVDGHNQDHLKLFKKEVMNYRQTRHENVVLFMGACMAPPHLAIITSFCKGLTLYSVVRERGHMLDINKTRQIAQEIVKGMGYLHAKGIIHKDLKSKNVFCDTNKVVITDFGLFGMSGVVQEGRRKNVLRIPQGWIYYLAPEIVRQMSPEVDEDQLPFSKAADVYAFGTIWYELQACDWPLTNLPVEAKIWLVGSNEGMKKVLAEANLGKEVTEILSACWSSGTDDRPTFTQLADMLERLPKLNRRLSHPGHFWKTNESWDRHHCLRDQCHQGLHANCPYMYKYSS
- the LOC109639365 gene encoding kinase suppressor of Ras 1-like isoform X1, whose product is MAAAGKLSVDGLLQMSSSELKDTMRRLGSNSEDRSRLTAALSCLKSADETGCDQRSDSDSSRSEHRQDSDPFSPVNPPPLQPTSPRSHSVSLSVAPFSDNQRSYVSPDETPDVFTLDPSTPPITQTPKTRTARASNTSPPPSRKLLQFLPNITMTRSKSQESQLANRIEEPASHKTCKKNKVLAAIHINGCGNGPEDSVLRSPLPSARTPGPVPASAPYMMPAVPTLMDNLTMHRSSPKTMRRDIGLAITHRFSTKSWLSQICQVCHKSIMFGVKCKHCKLKCHNKCTKDAPSCRISFPTMPRMRRAESVPSDINNRIDHTAQIPLQYGTLPKALNKREPPPNLNQLDSSSNPSSATSSTPSSPAHFQQSNPPSVSTTPPPNGSCDNRFHFPDVPASTHAAVLHSGSSHESGVSPLVTETQRPSVERDGEDEAEEAADQCSSKNNDPNEACDEDGLEDLPSTICRRTAGRWRGQISRKVSQTSIYLQEWDIPYEQLQLGELIGKGRWGKVHKGRWHGEVAIRLLEVDGHNQDHLKLFKKEVMNYRQTRHENVVLFMGACMAPPHLAIITSFCKGLTLYSVVRERGHMLDINKTRQIAQEIVKGMGYLHAKGIIHKDLKSKNVFCDTNKVVITDFGLFGMSGVVQEGRRKNVLRIPQGWIYYLAPEIVRQMSPEVDEDQLPFSKAADVYAFGTIWYELQACDWPLTNLPVEAKIWLVGSNEGMKKVLAEANLGKEVTEILSACWSSGTDDRPTFTQLADMLERLPKLNRRLSHPGHFWKTNESWDRHHCLRDQCHQGLHANCPYMYKYSS